In the Sorghum bicolor cultivar BTx623 chromosome 4, Sorghum_bicolor_NCBIv3, whole genome shotgun sequence genome, CGCATTACTTGGCTTCATGAAGGAGATAGTAATACCAAATTTTTTCACCAAAGAGCAAATAGGAGAAGAATTAGAAATCGAATAGTCAAGCTTAATCGACCAGATGGGTCAGAGTGTACAAATGTGTATGAGCTGAATCAGATGGCAGTGGATTTTTATCGCAACTTATTTGAGTCTGAAGGCACATCTAATATGAATCTTGTACTTGATCACATTCCTCGTAAGGTGACTGATGACATGAATCAATTTTTATGCGCTCCTTTTAATGAGACTGAAGTAAAGAATgctctttttcaaatgtttccaACCAAATCGCCAGGTCCTGATGGCTTTCCTGCTCATTTCTTTCAGCGCAACTGGGATGTTTGTGGTGATGATTTAACAAGGATGGTGCTGAATGTTCTCAATGGAGATGAGTTGCCAACTGAGATAAATAGTACGTTCATTGTTCTAATCCCAAAAGTACAAAATCCAACTTCCTTGAGCCAATTTCGACCAATTAGCCTATGCAATGTGATATACAAAATTATATCAAAGGCACTGGCAAATCGACTAAAATGTGTTCTCTCGGATATCATCTCTAAAGAGCAATCAGCATTTGTCCCTGGTAGAGTTATTACTGACAATGTCCTAGTGGCATATGAATGTTTGCACTTTATGCGCACTAATCGATCCAAAAGAAATGCTCACTGTGCCTTGAAACTAGATATGACAAAAGCCTATGATAGAGTTGAGTGGAGCTACCTTGAGGCCGTGATGCTGAAATTAGGTTTTAGTCGAGTGTGGGTGGACAAAGTTATGAAGTGTGTTAAATCAGTCTCCTTCTCAATCTTATTTAATGGAGAACGACTTCAGGAATTTAAACCATCTCGAGGAATTCGACAAGGTGATCATATTTCTCCATACTTATTTCTCCTATGTGCTGAAGGACTATCTAGTGTGCTCAAAGGAGTAGGTGAAGATGGTGGTGTCCAAGGAATTGAAATATCATGTACTGCTCCAAAGATTAACCATCTCTTGTTTGCTGATGACAGTCTTTTATTTTTCAAGGCAGCAACAAGGAATGCTCAAGCAGTTTATGAATCTCTAACCAAGTATTGTGAAGCATCTGGTCAAAAAGTGAACTTGGAAAAATCATCAATCCTGTTCAGCAAAGGTTGTAAACAAGTGATTCGAGATGAGATTAAATATATAACCCATGTCGACAATGAGTCactaaatgaaaaatatttaggATTACCAACTGAAGGCGGTAGAACAACTAATGGAATTTTCAAATATCTAAAAGATAGAGTTTGGAACAAAGTACAAGGCTGGATAGAACAAACCTTATCAGctggaggaaaggaagttttaaTTAAATCTGTTGCCCAAGCAATTCCCACTTATACTATGGGTTGTTTCAGGTTACCAAGGGGATTGTGTGATCACATAAATTCTTTATTACGTAAATTCTGGTGGGAAAGTGCAAATGGCAAAAGGAAAACAAATTGGGTGTCATGGGAACATATGGTTCAACCAAAATatatgggtggattgggatttagAGATATTGAAATTTTCAATCTTGCGCTTCTAGCAAAGCAGGCATGGCGCATTCTTACTAGGCCAGAATCACTTTGTACTCAGATCCTGAAATCAGTTTATTTTTCCTCAGGTGACCTACTTAATGCTACTCTTGGAAATAATCCGTCGAAAACCTGGAGGGCTATATATGATGGGATAGAGGTATTGAAACAAGGGTTGATCAAGCGCATTGGTGATGGTGAAAGTACAGAAATCTGGAACTGCAATTGGATACCGAGGAAGGGTATGTGTAGGCCTATGTGCTCTAAGGAGTCTAACCCTCCAACAAAAGTATGTGAACTGATTGATCATACCACTATGACATGGAAGTCTGAGTTAGTGAAGCGTGTTTTCTATCCAATTGACAGTGAAGCAATTCTTCAGATGCCTTTAAGCATGAGAAAACAGAAAGATTGCTGGGCTTGGCATCATGAGAAAAATGGTCTTTTTACTGTACGCTCTGCTTATAGAATGTTGATTGAGCTTAAGAAAAGTAGGGAGGATTACTTTGAAGGCCGAGCTAATTGTTCTGATTTTGCAACAAGTCAAAAAGAATGGAAAAAACTATGGAGTATGAAGTTGCCATCAAAAATTAAAGTGTTCTGTTGGCGTCTTGCTCTAAATTCAATACCAACTGCGAGTGTGCTGAAAAGCAGGAACCTAGCATCTACATCTCATTGTAAAATTTGTGGAGCTGTTGATGATACATGGGAGCATTCTTTGCTTTTCTGCACAATGTCCAAATGTGTTTGGGCTCTACTAGATGAGGATATAACAAACTTAATTTCTCATTTGCGCATCTCTAACCCAAAACATTGGATTACCTTTATGTGCTGCAATATTCCTCAAGCTGATGGGATACGTGTTCTTGTTACTTGTTGGGCAATATGGCAGGCAAGAAGGAAGGCGATTCATGAGGGAGTCTTTCAGAGCCCTTTCTCCATAATGGTTACGATCAATCGACAAATTGAAGAACTACAAATGATAAGGGGAATGGAGCTTAAGGGAGGGAACCAAAATCAGTCTAAACAAAAAACTCGGCTTTGGAAAGCACCGGATCAAGGTAAATGCAAAATAAATGTAGATGCTGCTGTAAACCGGGTTGGATCCAAAGGAGCCGTTGGAGTGGTCTGCCGTAATGATCGATGAGAGTTCATTGCAGCTAGTGCTATGATTATACCAAATATAACTGAACCTGAGACTCTTGAAGGAATGGCTTGCTTGGAGGCACTAGCTCTTGCTGAAGATTGTGGTATTCGAAAGATAATAGTGGCTTCAGATTGCCTTAACATTGTGAGGAACATTAGTGAAATGCCTCTTTGTACTTATGTGATGATCCTCAAGGATATCCAGGAAAGGGCAAAATCCTTTGATTATGTGCGTTTTGCACATGAAGGTAGGGAATGTAATAGGGAGGCTGATCGTCTAGTTAAATATGCATGTTCACTTGAAGATGGTCGTCATGTATGGCTTGGCTCTCCTCCTGTATTTCTGAATGTAAACATTTCAATTGAGTAATATAATCCCTATCTTACActaaaaaaatatcaaaaaaaaaaaaaaaaaacaggcgCGCAGCGCAGATCTCCGTCGCCGTTTTGTCCTCCCGGCGGTGACCAAAGCAAAAAGCAGTACTTAGTAGATGGCACTCAGCTGAGACCGATCCCTCGAGCTACGGCAGTAGCAGAGTTCTTTCGGTTAGTCTGACCAGAGCAGCACACTACTAGGCAAACAGGCTTGCGATTTAAATGgactagggtcttgtttagttgctgcCCGAAAATAATTCGAGATACggtcgtttatatttgataaatattatttaattatagattaaataGGTATAAAAGATTAATGTCGTAaattataattagtttttatttttatatatatttaatgtttcatacgtAGGTCTaatgatttgatgtgatagaatttttttttaaaaagtaaTTTTTAgaaggaagtaaacaagacctaggtATTTAAGTTGCTTGGCAGAGAGCCCCCAAAGTTGGACTCGGGTGCCTTCCTTTAACCGTAAAACCAGAAAGGGATCAGAGTGACTAGAAAACCCAGCGCCGCTCTTCATGGAGCAAAGTGGAGTACTCGCGAGGTATGCTTTACGCTTGAAAGCAGGGAAGCCAAAACAAGGGTATGCAGCACTGACCCATAGCCTTTGCTGCCTTAGACTCACACGAATGTACAATGGTCAATAATTCAGGTTGTGTTTAGTTCAACTTAAAAGTATTTCtgttgaaaaaaaaatcaatcaaacagATAGAATCTAAAGCTACATTTTCCAAAATATCTGTTTTTTTTCATAGTATAATTTTCCTAGCACACACATTACTTTTGGCTTTTCTAAACGACGAAAATAGACGGATGTTTCACAACTGGCGTCTTTTTTTCTACATATCatagtagttttttttttactgtTGACCACCAAACCAAACAGATGCTAAATGAGACTATTTTCTTGATTCATAGTTTCTATTACGTTTGTAAACATAATATATATCTAGATTAATAGAAAAACTAAAACGACTTACATTCCGAACAGAGGAGTACTTAGCAATTGCGAACGATAAAGTGGAATCGAGCCATTCCTTCGAATAATTGACATGCCTGCCAAAAGCAACCGGCCGGAAATCAAGAAGGTACTCAGAGCATCTTTGGCGGTTTGACCGATCCAACAAAGGATGCAGAGCCCTGCGCATAGGCCTTAAATTCAGGTGCTCGTCGTGCTGTCTCCAGTCCGAAACGAAGAAACCgaccaaaaagaaaacaaagggagatgaatggaaagtcTAGACTGAAAAAGAAATCTAGGAGGAGCTGTGTGATGAACTGCAGGGACTTTAACCCTGAACCTGCAATCGAGTGCTTTTAAGCTCGTAGTACAACTGAGTACTTTCAAAGTACGAGGTACAGTTCAAGGTTTGCCTTCTTTTAGCGAGCCCGAGTCCAGCCTAACCAGTCCATGTCCGGTAAACAGACGACCAGTTTTCGAGATTGCATCAGTGCGCTGTTTGATCGACGTTAAAAAATCAGGAAGATCAACCCGTCAGTGCGACTGCAGCAAATACTGCCGTCTTGCCTTCTAATCGGGGTCTAATCTCACTGTCCGTCTCTCCCTCACCTAACAATTAATCAAGCAATGTTTAGCCGTTTCTGTCAGGGTCTTGGTCATCAATGATGGAAAAAAATTAACATAAACTGTTTCGTAGCATCTGTTAGCCGCTCATTGGTGTAAATTCAAATTAAAGCATTTTCTCATATCCTCGGCATGAACATGGAAAATATGCACTTTGAGCGATCGATATGCAAGTGTGAAGTCATTGTCAAAAGATTAGGTAGCTTAACCCAACTGATCTCCATGTGAAGAAGAAAATCAGATGCCACGCCGACGGCACCGGACACAATCAGATTCACTTCACATTGGCCTATATTATCATATGAAAAGATATGACACCTAAAAGATCAAATAGGCGCAAAGCTAAAGGTGTTTTTATGCATATCTCCCTTAGTTGTCCGCGAATCTGTAAATAAAATAGGTGGAGTTTCATCCGAGCCACCCGTTTGAGATCGAATGTTCGGGACTTGTTTTGGGAGAGAATCTGTGTAGACGAAAAGATACTACATAGCTTAGTGGAGTAAGATTTACTCAAAGGATTTCAGCTAAGCTGATAGGGAATGAAATGGATGTCAGTGAGAATGAGGTCATATAACAACAAAATCTATGGTCTCCCTGAACGCTGATGAACAGGGGACAAGATCCATCCATGCTATACAAAAGTCCTGTTGTTATGATGAAAAACTTGCTGTCGAAATTTCATCATGAAAACCTTATCATTGGTTGGTGGCATGAACCTCCGAGCCTGAACAATCGCCGGTCTATATTCATCTCTGAAAGCGTTTCATTTCCTCATAGGTAAAGCGGCTAGCTCCATACATATTATTCTTTCCCACTCAGCCGGTGAAAGCCTATTGGCCACCAACTCCGCGTTGCAGTTATATAGGGCCATATTTCCTCGCGTCGCTGCGTCAGTTCTCATAGTGGAAGCGATCGACACCATCCATACTTTCTCAAAGCTTGCTTTCGAAACACTTGATCAACACTACTGATCGATCAATGGCTTCTTCCTGGGTTTCTCGGTTGCCTCTGGCAGTGCTGCTGCTCGTggcctgctcctcctccacGGCAGCGGCCACCAGCTACACCGTCGGCGACGGGTCCGGCTGGACGACCGGCGTCGATTACACATCTTGGGCCGCCTCCAAAAACTTCAAAGTCGGGGACAATCTGGGTACGTATGCGTACGCATGCATGTCGATCGTACGTCACGCGTTCTGATCGCAACAGATAGATTAGCTCACGACCGAGTTTGTTTGATGGGTCGCATGCAGTGTTCAACTACGCGAAAGGGCTGCACACGGTGGTGGAGGTGAGCGCGGCGGAGTACATGGCGTGCACGGCGGCCAACCCGCTGGGCTCCGACAGCAGCGGCGCGACCACCGTGGCCCTCAAGACGCCCGGCACCCACTACTTCGTGTGCAGCATCACGGGGCACTGCGGCGCCGGGATGAAGCTCGCCGTGACCGTCGGCGGCTCCAACTCCCCTGCCACCACGCCGACCCCGACGACCCCGCGCACGTCCCCGACCACGCCCTACACGACGCCGACGACCCCGACTACCACCACGCCGTACACGACTCCGACCACGCCCTACACGACGCCGACGTGCtctggcggcggtggtggcacCACGGCGACCCCGGGCATGACTCCGTTCATGTCATACCCCAGCGCGGCCGGCCTCGGATCGGCGGCGTTGGCTGGATTTGGACTGGTTTGGTGTGTGATCGTCCAGGTAGCGCTGCTCTACTAGGCACAAGGGCGGTCGACCAGGATGGGGGCAGAGATAGGTCATGTCGCCTGTAAGCTGTAACGCACTACTGATGTGTTTGTTCTTTGTTCCGGATCGAGCTAGCTGGGGTATAGTGTACTTGGATGAAGGAAACTGGTGTCTCTGCTCCGCTGTGAATCGCAGGTGCAAGTCAATTTCCTTGAGCCAATCGAATTGTCCCGCATGTGCAAGTGCAACCAAACAGTGTGCCTACTGCCTAGTATCTACTGCCTACTACGGGCGTCGCGAAAGCACAAGAGAGGGTTTTCAGTCTTCAGATCGGCGGGATTTGGGTGGCTCTAAATCAGGCCCGCAAATGAATTAGGCATGAGGAGGCCCATGTGCGAGATTAATTTAGCCCATGCGCATGAATTAGGCCTATGCAGGCCCGAGTCGCATCAGCGGGTTTCGTCGCATGCGCGGCCGAGCTGCGTAATGGAGCCGAGCCGATGACTCGGACACCGCGACCCGACCCGCGAGCTCGCATAAACTCATCGGCTCGGCTTCTGGGCCAGCGGCTTCCGTTAGGCGGCCTCCGGCGTCAACTATGCCGTGGAGGCTGGGGTTAAGGATTTACATATCTGCCATTGAGATTCCCCTGTTTTTGCCAGTGAAACAAAACATCATTCACATGCGGTGATCGAAGTTTGATAGGAGTGCTTCTTTCAGTAAAAATCATACGTCTGTACCAGCATGAAGAtcgttgtttgcttgtttacggTTCTTCCTTGCCGTCATTGCCGAACCCAACGAAGTCACCACGCTCTACATGACTCCGCGATGATGCCCAGTGTGTCTGTTCTTTGATAGGGGTCGACCCGAGGCTTACATTTGGACTAAGCTTGTTTGATGGTCTCAAAAGTTATAGCAGAAAGTACGATTCGCtgattattgtgagagaaaaacactgctgaatggttGACAAATTCGGCAGATAAACTTAAGCAAACAGACTCCTAATAGATGTGACTTTTACATTGAATAACTTAACAAgaataaaatataattaagtTGACATATTTGTCTTTAATAGGGAAGGCAGTTCAAAGAACCACAACAATAGTGGATAAAGAAGCAACGGTTGCAGCTACACCAATGTGCAGCTGAAAAaatctttaggccttgtttagttctaaaaaaatcacatagaatcttacagcatatgcatgaagcattaaatatagataaaagaataactaattgtacagtttatctgtaatttgtgagacgaatcttttaagcctagttagttcatgattggataatatttatcaatacaaatgaaagtgctacggtgtctaTTTTGTAAATTCACATGCGTTAAGGATTTACATATCTGCAATTCGGTGTTCGGGGATTCCCCTGTTTTTGCGAGTAAAACAAAACATCATTCACATGCGGTGATCGAAGTTTGATAGAAATACTTCTTTAAGTAAAAAATCATAATCGGTCTCTACTATGCGTCTGTACCAGCATGGCAACATGAAGATTGTTGTTTGCA is a window encoding:
- the LOC8074812 gene encoding blue copper protein; amino-acid sequence: MASSWVSRLPLAVLLLVACSSSTAAATSYTVGDGSGWTTGVDYTSWAASKNFKVGDNLVFNYAKGLHTVVEVSAAEYMACTAANPLGSDSSGATTVALKTPGTHYFVCSITGHCGAGMKLAVTVGGSNSPATTPTPTTPRTSPTTPYTTPTTPTTTTPYTTPTTPYTTPTCSGGGGGTTATPGMTPFMSYPSAAGLGSAALAGFGLVWCVIVQVALLY